In Stomatohabitans albus, one genomic interval encodes:
- a CDS encoding DUF5318 family protein codes for MSSTIDYRLAKRAVVRRLVNGELSTDEVCDAHPELLRASTFLGMPTQRSCPVCQITRGDDLETTRSVPQLVETTWLYGTELRQKNGHLVENPADLSHFERRFPSFRAWTVECCITCGWNYLIAQRLCGFSHRPGHDLAERTRQMRVSSHE; via the coding sequence ATGTCCAGCACTATTGACTACCGACTCGCCAAGCGCGCTGTGGTTCGCCGTCTTGTAAATGGTGAGCTCTCCACAGACGAGGTTTGTGATGCGCACCCAGAATTGCTTCGAGCCTCAACCTTCCTTGGGATGCCAACACAACGATCCTGCCCAGTCTGTCAAATAACTCGTGGCGATGACCTGGAAACGACACGATCAGTACCTCAACTCGTTGAAACAACATGGCTGTACGGCACGGAACTTCGCCAGAAAAACGGTCATTTAGTTGAGAATCCAGCAGATTTAAGCCATTTCGAGCGCCGCTTCCCATCATTTCGGGCTTGGACCGTGGAGTGTTGCATAACTTGCGGCTGGAATTACTTAATTGCCCAGCGTCTATGCGGTTTTAGCCATCGACCTGGCCATGATCTCGCTGAACGTACACGGCAGATGCGGGTGAGTTCGCATGAATAG
- a CDS encoding 2-oxoacid:acceptor oxidoreductase subunit alpha, producing MSETPTIAASSVVIRFAGDSGDGMQLTGDRFTAESALWGNDISTLPNFPAEIRAPAGTVPGVSSFQVHIADHPITTPGDRCDVLIAMNPAALAANWKDVEPQGTIIVDEGAFTKRNITKAGWDTNPLEGDLLSNYRVIPIDLTGMTLTALDEFDLGRKDKERSKNMFALGFVCWMYNRPIEQTLAFIESKFSKLPEVANANIAAFNAGYAFGETVEAIGHRVEVAPAALPTGLYRQISGNMAMADGLCVGGHLAGLPLVFGAYPITPASDILHYLAARKNIGVTTIQAEDEIAAAGVALGASFAGSLGVTASSGPGIALKSETLSLGVMTELPMVVIDVQRAGPSTGMPTKTEQSDLLHAMFGRHGEAPMPVLAAQSPSDCFHIAVEACRIAIEYRTPVMVLSDGYLANGAEPFAIPDVASMPRINTNMLTEPNGEDADGNPILVPYQRDERFVRPWVVPGTPGLAHRLGGLEKDETGNISYVPENHECMVTARAQKVASIPVPELQVDDPSGQAKVLVLGWGSTWGPIAEAIRRVRLAGGQVAQAHLRYLNPMPPNLEQVLRGYDRVVIPEMNMGQLAMLIRSQTLVEVESYTQVRGLPIAVGELGARLAELVGIDPVGLSSAKPGDPVLNGKVTA from the coding sequence ATGTCTGAAACCCCAACCATTGCTGCTTCGAGTGTTGTAATCCGCTTTGCCGGCGATTCCGGTGACGGAATGCAATTGACCGGCGACCGGTTTACGGCCGAAAGTGCCTTGTGGGGTAATGACATCTCGACTCTGCCGAACTTTCCCGCTGAAATTCGGGCACCAGCCGGCACGGTTCCTGGTGTATCAAGTTTTCAAGTGCATATTGCTGATCACCCCATCACAACGCCGGGTGATCGCTGTGATGTACTGATTGCGATGAATCCAGCCGCATTGGCGGCGAACTGGAAGGATGTTGAACCCCAAGGCACGATCATCGTTGATGAAGGGGCATTCACGAAACGCAATATCACCAAGGCGGGCTGGGATACCAACCCGCTAGAGGGTGACCTGCTGTCCAATTACAGAGTCATCCCGATTGACCTGACTGGTATGACACTGACCGCCCTCGACGAGTTCGACCTAGGCCGTAAAGATAAAGAGCGGTCAAAAAATATGTTTGCGCTTGGGTTTGTCTGTTGGATGTACAACCGCCCGATAGAGCAGACGCTGGCCTTTATTGAGTCAAAATTCTCTAAACTTCCCGAAGTTGCAAACGCCAATATTGCTGCATTCAATGCCGGTTATGCCTTTGGTGAGACTGTTGAAGCGATCGGCCACCGTGTTGAAGTGGCCCCCGCCGCACTACCGACTGGCTTATACCGGCAGATTAGTGGGAATATGGCAATGGCTGATGGGCTGTGCGTGGGCGGCCATCTTGCAGGATTACCCCTTGTGTTTGGGGCGTATCCAATTACACCGGCCTCAGATATTCTGCACTACCTGGCTGCTCGCAAAAATATTGGGGTTACAACCATCCAGGCAGAGGACGAAATTGCTGCAGCCGGTGTTGCCTTGGGCGCGTCGTTTGCCGGTTCGTTGGGGGTGACCGCTTCAAGCGGGCCGGGTATCGCTTTGAAGAGCGAAACGTTGAGCCTTGGGGTTATGACAGAATTACCCATGGTCGTTATTGATGTGCAGCGGGCTGGACCTTCAACGGGGATGCCAACAAAAACTGAGCAGTCTGACCTATTACACGCCATGTTTGGACGTCATGGTGAGGCACCGATGCCAGTACTGGCGGCACAAAGTCCCTCAGATTGTTTTCATATCGCCGTTGAAGCGTGTCGTATTGCAATTGAATACCGCACCCCGGTGATGGTGCTCAGTGACGGCTATTTGGCCAATGGCGCTGAACCCTTTGCTATTCCCGATGTCGCGTCGATGCCGAGAATCAACACCAATATGCTGACCGAACCCAATGGTGAAGATGCTGATGGTAATCCCATATTGGTGCCCTATCAGCGTGATGAACGGTTCGTTCGCCCTTGGGTCGTGCCAGGCACACCTGGACTGGCGCATCGGTTGGGTGGGCTTGAAAAAGATGAAACAGGCAACATTAGTTATGTACCCGAGAACCATGAATGCATGGTAACGGCACGAGCTCAAAAGGTTGCCAGTATTCCAGTTCCTGAGCTCCAGGTTGATGATCCATCTGGTCAAGCCAAGGTGCTGGTATTAGGTTGGGGGTCAACATGGGGGCCGATAGCCGAAGCGATTCGGCGTGTTCGGTTGGCTGGTGGCCAGGTTGCACAGGCACACTTGCGGTACTTGAATCCGATGCCACCAAACCTTGAGCAGGTCCTACGCGGGTATGACCGCGTGGTTATTCCTGAAATGAATATGGGGCAGCTCGCTATGCTGATTCGTTCCCAAACTCTGGTCGAAGTCGAGTCGTATACGCAAGTACGTGGCTTGCCGATCGCGGTTGGGGAGCTTGGTGCTCGCTTGGCTGAACTGGTTGGCATTGACCCAGTCGGTTTAAGTAGTGCCAAACCTGGCGATCCTGTGCTGAATGGAAAGGTCACGGCCTAA
- a CDS encoding 2-oxoacid:ferredoxin oxidoreductase subunit beta codes for MSSALEALPMVDTPLKAKDFATSQEVRWCPGCGDYSILAGVRQVMADLGIDPDHTVVISGIGCSSRFPYYMNTYGMHSIHGRAPAIATGLAVSRPDLAVFVVTGDGDALSIGGNHLIHALRRNVNMTILLFNNQIYGLTKGQYSPTSRQGATTKSTPFGSLDRPFNPVSLALGAGATFVARTVDSNRKHLVETITAAAHHPGTSLVEIAQNCPIFNDGAFERVTGKEAKANMVALAHGEPAIFGLEDEWALRRSPEGSIEIVARDQISESDVFVHDVHRNDPTTAFALSQLDDGIMSGGPMPIGVFRQVIAPTYCGQVRAQVAQAGGSNGATDEDIQALITGSDTWTVSRTV; via the coding sequence ATGAGTTCTGCATTAGAAGCGTTACCAATGGTTGATACCCCGCTCAAGGCGAAGGACTTTGCTACGAGCCAAGAGGTTCGCTGGTGTCCTGGGTGTGGTGACTACTCAATTCTGGCTGGGGTCCGCCAGGTGATGGCTGACCTCGGTATTGATCCAGACCATACGGTTGTGATTAGTGGCATTGGTTGTTCAAGCCGCTTCCCGTATTACATGAACACCTACGGGATGCACTCGATTCATGGGCGTGCACCGGCCATTGCAACTGGTTTGGCCGTGTCTCGGCCAGACTTAGCAGTTTTCGTAGTCACCGGCGATGGAGATGCCTTAAGTATCGGCGGTAATCATCTGATTCATGCCCTTCGGCGGAATGTCAATATGACTATTCTGCTCTTCAATAACCAGATTTATGGGCTGACAAAAGGCCAATACAGCCCCACATCTCGTCAAGGTGCAACAACAAAATCCACGCCATTTGGCAGCCTGGATCGCCCATTTAATCCGGTTTCCCTGGCACTTGGTGCGGGTGCCACCTTCGTTGCCCGTACGGTTGACTCAAATCGTAAGCACCTCGTAGAAACGATTACCGCAGCGGCGCATCATCCGGGTACGAGCCTCGTAGAGATTGCGCAAAACTGCCCCATTTTCAATGATGGTGCCTTTGAACGTGTAACGGGTAAAGAAGCCAAAGCCAACATGGTTGCTCTCGCACACGGAGAACCCGCTATTTTTGGTCTTGAAGACGAATGGGCACTCCGGCGTTCACCGGAAGGTTCCATTGAAATTGTGGCTCGTGACCAGATCAGCGAATCTGATGTTTTCGTACATGATGTTCACCGCAACGATCCGACGACTGCCTTCGCCTTATCCCAGCTTGATGATGGGATCATGAGCGGTGGCCCAATGCCCATTGGGGTATTCCGTCAGGTCATCGCACCAACCTATTGTGGTCAAGTACGCGCCCAAGTTGCACAAGCCGGTGGCAGTAATGGGGCTACAGATGAAGATATCCAAGCATTGATAACCGGCTCTGATACGTGGACAGTCTCTAGGACGGTCTAG
- a CDS encoding YibE/F family protein: MTIQSLRTASKIFLIAGAIFLLAFLVWVKATTGSVVQENVVAAESAYHHAVIESATVVEGKDFSDDPTVAVGTVEVQMTLRLDDGQVVSSRGLDETGLYKAGRRVIVQYQPGASAEFQWGVVDVERSGRLLWLTAVFALAVLALMGRQGVASLIGLAFSIAMIVWIIAPAMLSGQNPLLVATLGALAVMWVTLPMSHGFNWTTAAAMIGTAVALALTVLLTVVSVDGTFITGLANEDARNLRYLIDGFQLDLRGILMAGIVIGTLGVLDDVTVSQASTVAQLRAAAPNAPRAKIVAGALKVGRDHLAASVNTLFLAYAGASLPLLLLFAIGGVSLGEHLTSETVAQEIVRALAGSIGLVAAVPITTILAAMILDEDSAVLHDHDHGEVHPEQERLVEMYGDNSDKTT; encoded by the coding sequence GTGACTATCCAATCGCTACGCACGGCATCAAAAATCTTTCTTATCGCTGGCGCGATCTTTCTTCTAGCGTTCTTGGTGTGGGTAAAAGCAACCACTGGATCTGTTGTCCAAGAGAATGTTGTGGCTGCGGAGTCTGCCTACCACCATGCCGTAATCGAATCGGCCACCGTTGTGGAAGGAAAGGATTTTTCTGACGACCCCACGGTCGCTGTTGGCACCGTAGAAGTCCAAATGACCTTGCGGCTCGATGATGGTCAAGTGGTGAGTTCGCGCGGCCTGGACGAAACAGGGCTATATAAGGCCGGTCGTCGGGTGATCGTGCAATACCAACCCGGTGCATCGGCTGAGTTTCAGTGGGGTGTTGTTGACGTTGAACGCAGCGGCCGCTTGCTTTGGTTGACCGCTGTCTTTGCCCTCGCGGTGCTGGCACTTATGGGTCGTCAAGGGGTGGCGAGTTTAATTGGGCTGGCCTTTAGTATCGCGATGATTGTGTGGATCATTGCCCCGGCTATGCTGAGCGGGCAAAACCCGCTGCTGGTGGCCACCCTAGGCGCCCTCGCGGTCATGTGGGTGACGCTTCCAATGTCGCACGGGTTCAACTGGACGACGGCTGCGGCCATGATTGGAACAGCTGTCGCGCTTGCGCTCACAGTTTTATTGACTGTTGTCAGTGTTGATGGCACGTTTATCACGGGATTGGCCAATGAAGATGCCCGAAATCTGCGCTATCTCATTGATGGATTCCAGCTTGATTTACGGGGTATCTTAATGGCCGGCATCGTTATTGGAACATTAGGCGTGCTCGATGATGTCACGGTATCCCAGGCTTCAACGGTTGCGCAGTTGCGTGCTGCTGCACCGAATGCACCTCGGGCAAAGATTGTTGCTGGTGCATTGAAGGTGGGTCGAGACCATCTCGCGGCGAGTGTGAATACCTTGTTCTTAGCTTATGCCGGTGCGAGTTTGCCGCTCCTCCTTCTGTTTGCTATCGGCGGTGTGAGCCTGGGTGAACACCTGACAAGTGAAACTGTGGCACAAGAAATTGTCCGTGCATTGGCTGGTTCGATCGGGCTCGTAGCGGCTGTTCCTATTACGACCATTCTTGCCGCCATGATTCTGGATGAGGACTCTGCTGTACTGCACGACCATGACCATGGTGAGGTTCATCCTGAACAGGAACGGCTTGTCGAGATGTATGGCGACAACAGTGATAAAACCACGTAA